The nucleotide window TCAATCCAATTTGTGTTGCCACTATCCAGAATTCATATggcgaattaaaaaaaaaaagagatgatcGAAACTGGCTTCCTCCATGTAAGTGACACGGGCTGTgaagcatttgtgtgtgttggatgtgtcatgtgtgtgtgtgtgtgtgtgtgtgtgtgtgtttgtgtgtgtgtgtgttgcgggcggggtcgatatatcgatacatggttttatgtattgatattgggatatgaaggcgtatcgatacgatatcgatattttgaacccagctcTAATATGCATTAAACTCCAAATGCAGTGCAATGCTGGAGGACACAGGACTTACTTCATGAACCAAAAATAgttctatttatatatattaatgtaCAGGCAGTATAACAGAATGATTAGTCTTAGCAGTAACACAGTTGTCCGGATTTGGTCACATGATCAGAATTCGGGGATTATTTATGGCAAATATGAAGCCTCCTTTTCAAAGTGTAGTCAAGTCaacaataacttaaaaacaaaaacaacaacaacaacaacaacaacaacttagcATGACACATGTGCTTCTATACTactgtgtttaaaaataaaatggattgtgttcaataaagaaaaatgctatttttatctATCCAAATCTATCCAAATATATAAGCTACTATTCATGTTTAATATCATTGATGATactgcaacatttttttgctcAGTGCTCACGGTTTCATACCATCAGAATCTAATATCAGCCCATATCTACCTTCAGCACTGCTAAAAAGATTTTGTTTACTTGGTCTAAAACACTGCTGCACAAGACCATGCAAGTAAAACAATTGACATAATTTTAATGCATGCCCTTGTGATAGGACATGCCCAGTCTCAAATGTATTAACAGAAGCATGGTGcaaaaatgccccccccccacacacacacacgcgcacacacacttaaaaaaacaacaacaaccttacATTGGGGCATTAAGGACTCAAAGTAACACTATATGTCCTTATCTGCAGTTTGCTGCTGGCATTATTCAATCTACACTGATTTGGTTAAACGGAACTATCAGAACTAAATCATGCCTGCTAGTAGCACATCGTGGTAGTGTAGTATCTCTCTGTCTGTGAGGAAGTAAAGCAATCAACTACTCAGTAACCATATGATTGGTATGATAAAGTGACTCTGTTCTTAGAAGAATGAAGTTTGTAGGTGAGATAAGGTTGTCCAGATCCCCCAAACACAGCACGCTAACATGACCTGAAGCTAACTACTTTGGCTATAGACAGAGAGCATGATAGGTAAGGAAAGGTCTTCTTTGcattatttttcccccttcttcttcttcttctttcaaataaacacaGCTACCACTTCCAACTCCACCTTTCAAAACTAGCATAACGTTTTGGAAGAAATCAATTCCAAAGACTGATTTTTCTTCTTAAAGAAGCAGCAACAACTGAACGAATCAAACTGTCCTCCAACAGACCGTGCAGAACACGCATGTCTTGTATGGACGCAAGGGTCCAGCCGAGAAGTCCTTGAACGCATGTCAGCAAAACAAATAGCCCAAGTAACCTTCTTAATGCATTGTGCTGCCTATACACACCACTGTAAGCCATGATCACAATGCACACAggccactgtgtgtgtgttaagaGGGGGGTAGAAGATCAGGCGCACACAGGCCTCAAATTAACCTCCAGGCCCCACTTTGTAGTCCACAGTGATCAGTTCAGCTTGTCACACTGAACAGTTGACTCATCTTGAGCAGATGCAATAGCCTAACTTGACGCTTAAAAGTACATCTGCCGACAATTTTACAGCTGCACCGCACAGATGTTTGGCCCTGGCGGTAAAATGACAggttgtcaagaaaaaaaaaaagaaaaaaaaaaaaaaacagccatagaAAGCACAGctccaactgtttttttttttttaaaactcattttatgTTCATCTTCACTGTGGCTGAGGTGCCACATCGATTTAAGCGTCTCAAAGGAGGAAGAGTCAGATTAAATGCAACACAGGCGGTGTGCGTCCAACCAGCATTTGCAGATATGctgatttgttttaaatttgatgCTCTCTTTGCAAATAAAAGAGacataataaacaaaatgtgtGCGTCCAGTGGCCACTGTTAATGTTACAGCGTAACTAAATGCTGGAGGCAAAGCGGGAAGTTTACCATCCCCAGCAGCTTGACAAGCCTTCGCAAATTAAAATCATATAGGCAAAATGTATTCCATTCGTTCGCCTTGTCACGCCTTGAACAGCATAATAAAACAACTTGCTCTGCCAGTTTTAGCCTGGCCTAGGGAGTGGACTGCAATTGTGAAAGGGTAGAAGCAACGTTAATTAGTCTAGGGCTGCAACTATGGAATATACTTTTAGAATCAATGATTATACTGTTAATCCCAATGATGAATTGAGCGGATAAAACttgattctgtttttattaaacATGTGCATGTGAGGTGCAGGTATTACTGTTGTCCACTCGGGGTCAGCATTCTCACCTGCCAGACTATCTATGACTTTGACtgtgtgtggctttaaaaggTCAGGCCTGGCATGGCGAGTAAATGGATGATTGTTAGCCGGTCTGCGTGTTGAGTGCCTGGGCATTAGTTGTGGTTATAGCATTGTTGCCATTTGTTCAAAGGTGAATGAAAAAGCACTGGCAGCTGTGTCTGAACTAGCCTACGTGCAAGGAGGGATTCCAGTACATTctaactagctaactaaatTAGCTAACCTCGTACCTTGTCTtaacaaactttattttttgtgttaaagactgcagtaatattagtcaGTTTTGAAAAATTATCCCTCCAAATATTTGACTTTGACCTTTTTGTAATGAAGTTATTTGATTAGTCATTGCAGAAGCAAAATGTAAAGTCACAACAAATAGCTAAAAGCAACAAGCAGTGTTAATAGTATCGCCTCAGTCATTTACTTCCAGTCAcaatatctattttttaaaaatgaatgtgcTTGCTAAAAGcagtttatttaattttttttagattctTGATTATCCAGATCATGGCAATCTTAATTTAGAGTTAACTGGATACTTGTTGAATTGTAGGCTCTTGTTTTCTCGAAACGATTTCCAAAATGACTTGAGCAATCATTATCTATTAGGCAAACGTTAAGTTAGCACACTCATGTACAAAACAACGCTAAATGTGCCAGTTCAGTGTATAATGCATAGAAACAAAACACCTACTTGATCAAATGGGTTTGAAATACAAAAGACGGTTTGCTTCTACAGAACTACAAATTAATTCCACAGAAATATGGTTGACTATTTCTGTGGTTCAAGTCACAGTGTGGTTGAGCCCTCAGGTGTGATCAAGCTGTATGTGTGGCGTAATCCTCGGCAGCCAAAactggaaaatgcactttagcATTATGCTACAAAACGGCTAAAAAACAAGTTTGTTACACAAAAACAAGAGCCAGTCAAGGGAACCTACATTACTGACATTCCTATGCCTTTTTATCTCCATGCCCCTTGGTACTTTTAGCAACACAAATCACCCGAGAATTCAAACAGTTCAGCTGAGAGGAAAATGGTTCAACGAATGAGGTGTATGGGGTTTGAATTAGATATAGATCTACTAGCCTGACTTAAATGCATTAAATGCAGAATAGAACCGCTGCTTGGGGAACAAACCAAAGATGGGCGAGATGAGCTTGCTGTCCATCCACAAATCGCTTTAATTGACCCTACGCTGCACAAAAGGTGGGGATTAACCTGAATATAAACAATGCACGTTGCGCCATACGTTCAGCATCGGCTGCTACAGCTCGGTGAACAAATCGCGTCACTTGCGTAGAATCAGCACAATATTGGTTCGATTTCGTCATCAAGAGTGAGATGACAGGAGTCAATGAGCAGATTGTAAGCGTAAATGTTACATTAAGACAGTGTTGTAAACGTAGTGTAATAAAAACGAGAGGAAAAATAAGATGCGTCGTTCTGCCAGCCTGGTGATGATTGGGTCCACCGGCCAGGGGGGAGGCATCGTTTGCGAACCCACCGTGCCAACATAAACCGCAACATTTGCACAGCCATTCTTGTtacggtttttttttctttgtaaaggagacaataaatgatatatataggTTTCGGCATTAAGAAAGCCTGCAACAAGAAGCCAGAATCGGCACCACCGTATGTATAGTCCCCTTTTTTTGTTGGCACgccgtagaaaaaaaaaaaaacgccataacCCACCAAACGGAGGAACCCCCCTCGCTccccacacacaaaagcagccattttcacaagcaCAACGACACACATTtagatgggggggaaaaaagaaagaaaaaaaaaagagtcgttTCAAATTACCTTCTTACATTGGTAGGGTGGTTCTCAAGCGTTCTTTACCATCCTCTTGCTCATCTCACAGCCTTCAGGACGCCATGTTGCAAGCTTATGACGTTACGCTTCCTCACCCCTGACCCACATTTGAATAGGAACCATCCCGGAGTACAGCGCTCGAGAGAAACACAGCTCAGCCCACTGTGGGAGGGTTCGGAATACGAACGCCGGCCCCGcggcccgcccctccccgctctCTCACTGGAAGTGGCAGCAGCGGTACCTGCAAAGGTGGGAGACGGATGCCCACTCCAAAAAGTCGCAAGGCAGAAATGTTCCCTAGTGAGCCCATAAAATGGCACCAAAACCTCCCAATTACAAAACGAGGTCCGAACTGAATTATGCCGAATTATTATTTTCCCAGTCAGATAATGGTCAATCAGAATTAGGCTAAACGTACAGCATAAGCATTGTAGCCTCGAGTACTTTCTTACTTTTCACTTTCTGGGTGATACTATGTGACCTTCTAGGTCAGAAGAGTGAGAGCTAAATCAAGGAGAATTGTTGGGTTGGGGGTCAGAAAGTGGGCACCAGATGTGCGGAAGCGGGGTTATTTATTGGCTCCTCCTCTTAGCACAGAAGCCCCCTAGTTTGCCTCTTACAAACTCTTGTTAATAACACAATCTGGCTGGTCTGTAATAATGATAAAGTTTCCATGAACGTGGAACATAAATTACTTGCGATGTGTTCAAAATCAGCAACGATTTCGCATGGAATATAGGCAGTTACTCGGTAGAGGATGGATGGCGTTCTGTCAAAGCACTCTACTGACACCAGCTGGCCGCCGAGGAAACTGCAACTGCAATTTCCAAATACAGTACTGCCgcgaaagatacattttcttgcCATTTCTTTTCCCCCCATGCTTGTCCTTCAGCGTTGTTTCCAAATTTTAATTGATACTTTAATCACaccactaaacaaaaatatcacaaaaagtaTTCATCTCAATTCCCTCGCAAACTGTTTTACCCTGTGTGAAATCTGggtgttttattgaacataaatgATATATTCTGTTTTAGTGATGCCAACAGATTTTCTATCGGAGCCCATCCCATTTTGGTACGATAGAGGCGGTACACTCACTTTCATACCGTCGCTGTGGGCCTGCATGCAAGTCAGGCAAGTAAATgtgaatttcattattttatttgtggtgAATATTTACATTCACAGCCCCGCCCCCAAACCAGAAAGGAActacaaaatgcattttttctgTCTAATTTCACCAGTCAATAGCAAATTTTAATCAGAATGTGACATGTCccttacagcattttttttttctagaaaaaaacGAGGGGAGGTTCAGAATCAATGCTAAAActttatctgatttttttttttttttttttttttactttcacctcAGATTAATAcgtgtgtagaatttagtgccatcgTGGTCAACAAATAGAATGTAATGACCTAAGTTTCTATGGTGCCTCAGAGACCACACTTTGcaggaagatggcggcgaaacatgtcagcctcctgtacGGTGCGCCACGACCtgtgtaatataattagtgactaagagacctacgattatatataaaaaaaaaaaaaaacgtgttgatGTGAAGAACATctattttttgcatattattgaattTAATCGtgagtttttaaaatgaacactGAAACGTCTAAAAATTTAACAAACTTTCCGTTTTAaaatggagtaaaaaaaattgatgaagagggttttcaaaaagaaagatgaatgtAAAAAGTTGAATAGtccagcttttatttcatggAATTTATATCCAGATGTGTTAAACAACTCAAGACAGTGCACATTCACTTTTTAAGTGAGCACAATCATTGAAAGTAGAGCTGAacgattttggaaaaaaagtatcTAAAGCGCCGATTACAATGACAATGCGAATAAATATTGTCTTTACCACTTCCTACATATCACTTtatgtttcatgaaacatgtAAACATGGACTGTACTTCTTAATCAACTCATCATGGAGAccgacaaataaaaaaagcatacaTATATAAAATGAAAGTTAACCTATTGCCAACCAGTAACATCACACATGCTAACAGATTATAGGCCTACCTGTTTATGACTTACAGACACAATAGTACAAAGGCCTATATTTCACTATTGGTCATGGTGGGGCGACTAAAAAGTTTGATTGGTGTTTCAAATgatgaaaatgagtttgacacccattTTGTATTGTTAACAAAATGAAGTTAAAATGAGTCAACAAGCACAAGTGACACTTGAGACACAATTATAGAGCCCATTGAGACTCTGCGGCAAGCCCTCATTACATGTGATTActtgcacttcacttcacaaaaaaacaaaacaaacaacaaaaaacattatgtATGTTTCAACCCCCTCTCCCACCAACTAGAGGGGTCAGGATGTTACCTTTAAAAGGGACCGGAGAGGCTTGTCGTCTCTACTCTGCAATGGGGGCGTGATGATGCTCCTGAACGGCACCGTCCCGCTGTCGGTCGATTTTGACTGTGCGGGTGACTTCTTGGTGTTCACCTTCCACATCCTGTTTGCCACCAGCGCGGTCCTGGTGGCCGGCTCGGTGGCCTTTGGCATCGCTTGCAGCCGCTCGCTGCGCGTCCAAAACCGCTTCACCTTCATGCTCAACACCAGTGTGAGTGACACGCTGACCGGCTTTTCAGTCTACTACTTGGGCCTGTTCGACGTCCAGGAGGGTTACCCGTCCCGGAACGGAACCTTCTACATCCTGCCCTCCTTCCTCGGCGTCAACGTGCTGACCTTCCTGTTCGCCCAGTTTGACCGCTACCTGGCTGTGTGCCACCCGTTCTTCTACGACCGCTACATCAGCCGCTCGCTGGTGATCGGCGTCTGCGCCTTCTGCTGGATCTACACCTACACCATCCTTACCGTGAAGAACATGGTGCCCATCTCCAAGGCGGCCCAGATCAACGCCTTCGGGGTCATGACCCTGCAGATCATCGTGTTGGTCAAGGTCAGATTTGGCAAAAATAGAAACGCAGAAGTACAGACAcatgtgtacaaaaaaacagATTAGTGGTTTGACTCCTGTAGAATGCTTAAGTAAATATAGATCAGGCTTATAATAGTTTTGGCTTTTGCAAtatagttcatttttatttcatttggacttttatttcgtttggatttttttaagttagtttcgagcttgtttgttagtttcaatttatttttttttcgtccaAAAACgcttcattttgtattttttaaaattcatttttattagtttaagttaGGGATGGGTTAGTACTGGTACCAGGTATCATATTGGGTCgatgccttatttcaaggttttCGCCGTTTTactatcaggaactagaaattagatgggtagaaaattgacattaatttattattaagaaaaaatgctataatgtgctttctttaaaatgatacgTTATTGCTTTTTAGGGGACATTTATCAAAAGTAGCCTattattggtatcggtatcagtatcgaaGTGAGTAGGCTACTTCAGGCTACTGgtattgtctggaaaaaaaaaaaaaaaagtggtatcaaacatccaaaGTTATAGTTTTTTAATACATGAAATAGCTATTTGTCAACtgcaggattaaaaaaaaaaaaaagttttgtggaATAAAGTCAAGTAAATTGCAATTGCCAAATGATTGTTCATCTCTCTTTTTCAGTACGGTCATACAATAATAGCTTAAATCAATGCCAAAAGctatatcaaattaattgacaatgaagaaaacaaaggacatttttaaaataattatagttagtttaaatatgaaatatattCGCAAAGGGCAGGcagtgtaatttttattttatttcgttcgtgattttacattttagttttttttgttttgttttttactttttagaaTAACCTTGCTTATTACACACACTGTAGGCTATAGTAGAAAAATGTACCACATGCCAAGGTCACAaatatgcaatatttatttttttattgtgtatatatttgtagccTACTTGTAACTGTGCTGATGTTTGGTCACTTCTACTCGTTAGACCTCAgagttccatttttttgttattttttcatgATGGCTTGATATTGATGACACCGACTTTTAACAAAACAACGTGTTTCCATAGCTTTCTTAATAATGTTCCGAAGTGACTACACAAAACAAAAGCTAAAATACAACGTACAAGTATTTGTACTCATGGTTACTTGCCGCCATTGGTCAAGGTGCTGATGACCGTCAAGCTGTACGTGATCGCCCGGAACCACCTGGCCCGACAGCCGCCCAGCGCCGAGCGGGACAGCAAGAGGGAGTCGCTGCGCATCATCGTTTTCGTTGTCATCTGCTTCCTGGCCCTGTGGTGTCCCTCGTTCGTCAACATAATCGTCAGGCAGCTCACCCGAACCGGGCTCCGTTTCCGCAACGAGGCCACCAACCTGTTCGCCATCATGGCGCGCCTCAACGCGCTGGTCACCCCGGCTCTGTACATTTGGGGGAGTCCGTCCCTTAGAGCGGCCGTGTGGAGGCTCGTGTGGCGGCGGGTGTGCCCCAGACGGAGGGCCAGGTAACGCATGCAAGAATATAACTGACAGTCTCATTCCACAATCACCCATGCCTTTCTTTCTGTTTGCAGAATCAACTTGACTTCAAAGGTgtgacgataaaaaaaaaagagccgtaGCTCTTTTTGTGACACACTATTGTTTTTATTAGAATGTTGTAAATAGTTGCTGAATTAGCAGGGGCTTGAGTAACCCCCGCATACTTCGCGGTTTGGCACCAGCGCATTCACTTATTCGcggatttttttccttctttttttctctctccaaaTATGCTGTTAGGCTTATTGGTGATTTATCAACATTTTGTCAAGATTTTctggggggttaaaaaaaattcatttataaaatggaaatcaattaTATGccgatttttgctatttgtgccCCCTGTCATTATAAATATGGCCTTTTCCCTTAGAACATGTCCTATTTATAATCATATTGTACTTTGTGACATCTGTGAGTGTACAGTATAGTATTGTATGTGTGAAGTTAAGGCTGATTATGCCGCAACACAAGATGAAGAGGCATATGAGGAAGTACTGTGTGTGAAAAAGTTTTCATATTTGCAAATCCATTGGTATCTAGGCTAAATGTTTCATTCAATAACAAAGTGTCCCAATTGAAGTAAATTTAATAAATCCCATTAAACTTGCCAACACCTAAaataacaaccacatttttacaTGATTTCATAAAGAAAACTGGCACTGCATTgtataaaaaatttaaataaataaatgtttttttcctgcaAAGTGGCTACtgtaatatttgtgttttgaatgTGTGCCTTAAAAGGAGTCTAGTAAGTGAAAGTAGTTGAAAGTTCAAGTGCatgtggctctccttgcccacgtgCGAGAGTATGACAGTTTCTAAATCACTCCTTTTCTTTTTCACTTCACTCGTTCTGTATCTGAACTgaagctcattttttttgttccaatcGAGCGACAGCTCTTTTCTTGAAAAACTCTTAAGTTGGGGCACTCGTAAGTCAAGGTATCAttgtaaatacaaattaaaacttTAAATGAAGAAAGACAGGCTTTGTATATTAACCTCAGTttaatacaaacaaaataaatggagaaagaaaaaaaaacatttatttgaggAGCTGGTGGAGCAGCTACAAAAATAGCAGCACTGGCAGctcaattattaaataatttaattattaaatagtTTTCGTGTCAGAATGTCAGTGCTCGATAATGATGTAACACCATAACACTATATATTTATGGATATTTTACTGAATTTCTGACAATTGCTGTGAAAGATGAAGGCAGCACACAGTGTTGTCAACCGCAGGTTACAATTTTCCAGTCAGCCCACTGGCTCCAGTTCGACTTGGCCAGCGAGTCCCGGGACCGAACCGTCAGATTCAGCTTGCTGGTCCTCGTGGAGAGATTGAGGTGGCAGGGTGACGAGCAGGGGGGGACCGTCATTATCTTAAGGAGGCAAATGCAACGGCAGAGGTTAGAAAAACAtttcttgaacaaaaaaaactaacaacaaaaaaaaacaacatccagCTTGGTGTGAGAAGTTCTTGCATCTCACCTTTCCGTCATTTCTGCGCACATATTGCACCTCATGTTCCAGAGGGAAGAAGCTGTGAGGGGTGGACCAGGTGCAGGGAGGATCGATGAGCAGGTTTAATTTGCCATTCTCTTTTTGACAGTTGCCGATTTGAGGATGGTCTGGTTTCACTGGGCACAATATAGTGACCgtgcatgatttaaaaaatacattctctctttccatccatccatccatccatccatccatccatccatccaatgaaAGCAGAGAACAGAAAAGTAGCTTACAAATATTActaagttagctagctagctagctagctagctagctatttagcTGTCTATTGATTCTAATACAATGGTGGAGATAAAAGCGACCCAActgataagtttttttttggtttagatTGTTTTTGCTTTAACTTGTGTAACAATATCGATTCATAGCAATGTTACTTTTACAATATGAATGGGTTCAGAACATGGATTAAAGGATGAATACTAATGACTTATATTGTTgatattactagggatgtaacaatatataaacatcacaatacgatattatcacaatatgaaacgtacgatacgataattatcatgatattgtggggaggttggcgatatttaacaaaggtcacgatattgtaaaaaaaaaaaaaaaaaaaaagaagaagaagaaataaaaaaacactatatagaagcacaatattgtgcttttgtacataacagcaatgcatataaaccatctacaatctctaataataatgaGGCGCTTAAATGTTAATGCACACAAAcattgagctcctccacatattgactcggttcacaggcatattacgttcccctacatctgacaattagcctagattttaaacatagaagggccaaaacatccctaatgaaaattgcactacaaaactagccaccagagggtgctagaactgcacaaatggaaatcaacctgacttttttttaaacagatgtgctgctttgaaatatcgtgaacatgacgacgacgactatattgtggcagttttaatatcacaatattacgatattgcccttattgttacatccctagatatTACTCTACTGTTAATGAAATATGCTCTGTAGCATGATATGAAAAACACTTTCCTCAGCAATTGTGTCCCTTCACCAGTTACAATGACTCACTGATATCTCGAAGATAAAATCGCTTGCTCTTCTGCAGGAAGGTGTAATTTGTGATGGCTTGGGCTGTGAGTACCAGCATGTCATGCTCCTCGGAGTAGGGTGAGACTGGGTGGGTCAGCTCAAAGTGGAGTCTCCCATCTCCCATCACCCAGCTACACAAGTTGTTCCCTTCGAGGCTGTGGAGGGAATGCAAGTTATCAAGATGATGCTTCCACTGTGTGTGCACCCAAActcctgggaaaaaaacaaagacagccACGCCTGTGCACTATGCATTTGGTATTGTGcttgttgatttttgatagATTCAAATGACTAAGCAGACAACTACAGAGTTTTATCGAGAGCCTGAATTTGGAGGCACTACATTCGCTGGACACAAATCGcggtgtttgtgttttcttctgAAATGTCTTAAGATGCctcaagatggcaccaaagcccTGTCTAACCAGGAAAGTAGTTGCGCAATGAAGGTTGATGTGATATATATCAATTAAGGAACAAGTTTCATTTGTTGGGGGGTAGTGGTTTGTTCGAGGAAGTTACAGAGAGACATCCGGTTTGGAGGAGCAGACCACGATTGTTGGCAGTGATATGTGTGTGGCGTGCTGTTTTGGTCATCTCgtatttcttttcataatatGTGGGTCTCTGATATAAGAATCAAGAATGTGTGTAGCCCCACTTTAGCGAAGAGTCAAAATTATGTATGTTTGTTTACCAATCGGGGCCCAGTCCAAGGCGTACAAGTTTGTAATTTGTGTCATTCCATTTACAGCTAAAAGTGCAGCTGTAAGACTTGGCACGACAGGTGAGGAAATCATCTGTAAAACacagttaataaaataaataaataaaaccaattaTAGAACATCAGTGAACTTATGTACGGCATAAAACAAGGGTCATCTCACCGAATTCCTTTTCGTCCTCATCCTGCAGCAGGAGATAAGTGGACACACTCTCCCCTCCGCTCTGGCAAGTGTAGTTTCCCACCATGGGCTGGCCTACCTCACTGAGCACTAGATTAGAACCAGCCTTCTGGTCTAGTTTCTGATCATTAAACGTCCATATGACATCTCCATTGGATGTTGCACCACACTGCAATGTAAAAGTGTTGCTTTTTTTCGCCGCCGCAACTGCATTGAGAGAAGAAAATGAAGTCGAAAACGCTGAAGAAacatttatcagcattttttcaatttttttttcaccaatgcATTTCATTATGTGGTGTTCCTCTGTAAAGAAGgaaaataaatactctattgaGTACAGATCCCTGAAAAATCTACTCAAGTACAGTTACGTAATAATTGTACTTGgttacttcccaccactgcAACCACAGAGACAAAGAAAGGATAATAATCTATAAAACGCAAAAACATACATCTTTTTGGGAAGGTGTTGAGTCCATTTGCTCCCATAAGACGGATGAGCAGGAGCCAGAATACCCACATTGATCTCTGAAGGATCAGAAGAGAAATATTAGCAattcaaaataacttttttttttctttttactgggATGTCTATTTAATACCTGGATTATCATTGACTACACAATTCAAAACGTGTAGTAATTTGAAACAAGCAAGTAATGTTCTTCACTTACCATTGTGGTGAAACAATACTGACAATAAATGAAGAGTTAAAGTCCAGTTGTTGCTGATGATCATATGCACTGAGTGGTCGCAAAGACTCATTTTTATACACTTGGACAAAATCAAGCATCAGCACCATTGCTTTAAGACCTGCGTGGGAGTGTGAGAGACACAGA belongs to Festucalex cinctus isolate MCC-2025b chromosome 5, RoL_Fcin_1.0, whole genome shotgun sequence and includes:
- the il12b2 gene encoding interleukin-12 subunit beta isoform X3 gives rise to the protein MWVFWLLLIRLMGANGLNTFPKRFAAAKKSNTFTLQCGATSNGDVIWTFNDQKLDQKAGSNLVLSEVGQPMVGNYTCQSGGESVSTYLLLQDEDEKEFDDFLTCRAKSYSCTFSCKWNDTNYKLVRLGLGPDCLEGNNLCSWVMGDGRLHFELTHPVSPYSEEHDMLVLTAQAITNYTFLQKSKRFYLRDIMKPDHPQIGNCQKENGKLNLLIDPPCTWSTPHSFFPLEHEVQYVRRNDGKIMTVPPCSSPCHLNLSTRTSKLNLTVRSRDSLAKSNWSQWADWKIVTCG
- the il12b2 gene encoding interleukin-12 subunit beta isoform X2, with the translated sequence MRSMWVFWLLLIRLMGANGLNTFPKRFAAAKKSNTFTLQCGATSNGDVIWTFNDQKLDQKAGSNLVLSEVGQPMVGNYTCQSGGESVSTYLLLQDEDEKEFDDFLTCRAKSYSCTFSCKWNDTNYKLVRLGLGPDCLEGNNLCSWVMGDGRLHFELTHPVSPYSEEHDMLVLTAQAITNYTFLQKSKRFYLRDIMKPDHPQIGNCQKENGKLNLLIDPPCTWSTPHSFFPLEHEVQYVRRNDGKIMTVPPCSSPCHLNLSTRTSKLNLTVRSRDSLAKSNWSQWADWKIVTCG
- the il12b2 gene encoding interleukin-12 subunit beta isoform X1; this encodes MKCIGEKKIEKMLINVSSAFSTSFSSLNAVAAAKKSNTFTLQCGATSNGDVIWTFNDQKLDQKAGSNLVLSEVGQPMVGNYTCQSGGESVSTYLLLQDEDEKEFDDFLTCRAKSYSCTFSCKWNDTNYKLVRLGLGPDCLEGNNLCSWVMGDGRLHFELTHPVSPYSEEHDMLVLTAQAITNYTFLQKSKRFYLRDIMKPDHPQIGNCQKENGKLNLLIDPPCTWSTPHSFFPLEHEVQYVRRNDGKIMTVPPCSSPCHLNLSTRTSKLNLTVRSRDSLAKSNWSQWADWKIVTCG
- the LOC144019557 gene encoding sphingosine 1-phosphate receptor 3; protein product: MMLLNGTVPLSVDFDCAGDFLVFTFHILFATSAVLVAGSVAFGIACSRSLRVQNRFTFMLNTSVSDTLTGFSVYYLGLFDVQEGYPSRNGTFYILPSFLGVNVLTFLFAQFDRYLAVCHPFFYDRYISRSLVIGVCAFCWIYTYTILTVKNMVPISKAAQINAFGVMTLQIIVLVKVLMTVKLYVIARNHLARQPPSAERDSKRESLRIIVFVVICFLALWCPSFVNIIVRQLTRTGLRFRNEATNLFAIMARLNALVTPALYIWGSPSLRAAVWRLVWRRVCPRRRARINLTSKV